The Bacteroides sp. AN502(2024) DNA segment AAGAAAATGAACCGGCCTTGTTTTTTTAGATGTTTCCTCAATATTGATTATGGTAGTTTGGGTGTTACTTCACTAATTAGTGTGTCAAACCAATATTGTCCTAAATAAATTGGGAGAACAAATAAAAAGGAAGTAGAACTAAGGTAAAATGACTACCTTAGTAGCGAGCCACCAACTCATCTACTTCCTATGGCAAATATAACACTTTTCGCACAGGTAATATCACATCTCCCGAAAGAAAATATCAGGAAAATCATAAAATCTTCGGGGTCAGACAAGCATTGTAAGGGCTACAATACATGGAGTCAGTTTGTTAGCATGATTTTCAGCCAATTCTCAGGATGTGATTCAGTCAGAGATATCTCAAACGGGCTGAAATCAGCCACCGGCAACCTCAATCATTTGGGAATCAACCGTGCACCATCCAAGTCAACGGTAGCATATCAGAACGCCAACCGAGACAGTTCGGTTTTTCGCGGCATATTCTACTCGTTGTTTCAGTATTTCGGACAGCAAGCCCTATGGCAACGAAGAAAGTTCCGTTTCAAGATGCCGATAAAACTGCTCGACTCCACATTGGTGTCATTGACTCTGTCAATATATGACTGGGCACATTACACTACCACCAAGGGGGCGGTCAAGATGCACACGCTATTGGACTATGACAGTCTTTTGCCGGAGTTCGTGAATATCACCGATGGCAAAACCACCGACAACAAAGCTGCTTTTGATATTGAGTTACATCCGTATAGTATTGTAGTAGCCGACCGAGGCTACTGTGACTACTCATTGTTGAATAATTGGGACAGCAGCAACGTGTTCTTTGTAGTGCGTCATAAAGACAATATCCGGTACAAAGCCATAGAGGAGTTGCCTTTGCCTGAAAAACACGCTCAGAATGTACTTATTGACGAAATAATCGAGTTCGAACTCTCGGCGGCCAAATCCAAATATCCCAAACGTTTACGTCGCATCGCAGTATGGAACGATGAACACGGTTTTGAAATTGAGTTACTCACAAACAACTTCACATTGGCAGCATCAAGCATAGCGGCTCTGTACAAGGCTCGGTGGAACATAGAAATCTTCTTTCGCAACCTCAAGCAACTGCTACGCATCAAGAGCTTTATCGGCACATCCCGCAATGCCGTAGAGACCCAAATATGGACTGCTATGACTACAATGCTGATTCTGACATGGCTAAAGCACATCGCAAGATACAAATGGG contains these protein-coding regions:
- a CDS encoding IS4 family transposase, whose product is MANITLFAQVISHLPKENIRKIIKSSGSDKHCKGYNTWSQFVSMIFSQFSGCDSVRDISNGLKSATGNLNHLGINRAPSKSTVAYQNANRDSSVFRGIFYSLFQYFGQQALWQRRKFRFKMPIKLLDSTLVSLTLSIYDWAHYTTTKGAVKMHTLLDYDSLLPEFVNITDGKTTDNKAAFDIELHPYSIVVADRGYCDYSLLNNWDSSNVFFVVRHKDNIRYKAIEELPLPEKHAQNVLIDEIIEFELSAAKSKYPKRLRRIAVWNDEHGFEIELLTNNFTLAASSIAALYKARWNIEIFFRNLKQLLRIKSFIGTSRNAVETQIWTAMTTMLILTWLKHIARYKWALANLVVTLRLNTFTKIDLQKWLDQPFTPPPETIEND